The following are encoded in a window of Rosa chinensis cultivar Old Blush chromosome 4, RchiOBHm-V2, whole genome shotgun sequence genomic DNA:
- the LOC112197880 gene encoding uncharacterized protein LOC112197880 isoform X4, producing MQSLIWHEDVVKIKDIGWRNGQLSCALFYYDFPDEKSKWEKIYQSNPADSKRTRKEKILMMRPPFPPMYNESKRPDVNTLSEVVVIVSDVWKVGDLVDWWKDDCYWSGKVAEVLGDEKVKVELPRPPVGEGVEGETYEASCNDLRASLNWSLKGGWTVPTSKVLMLSNQLEKKSSCCFFYTKLFGMPLRLQESENGHPCARVIKPDNQGDIANLMVQSFGDGSRDDQAIAGVKQPLTGKDTPAAETNMESDVADSGFERMRCPDTVSKLHVKDASNEMEATATRVDILDNKKPLKRKKTHVADSGFGKMSFSDGVSKLHVEDASNEMEATTTRVDILDNTKPVKRKKTHEDIVLNSMNSDTLEAALLDLEELVNRIKWMKGILEIGLPLTGAMRPRWKFLGDHSSSAPKHLFVDH from the exons ATGCAATCTCTAATTTGGCATGAGGATGTTGTGAAA ATAAAAGATATTGGCTGGAGAAATGGTCAACTGTCATGTGCCTTATTCTATTATGACTTTCCAGATGAAA AATCAAAATGGGAAAAAATATATCAAAGCAACCCTGCTGATAGTAAAAGGACAAGAAAAGAGAAGATATTGATGATGCGTCCTCCCTTTCCTCCTATGTATAATGAAAGTAAAAGGCCTGATGTCAATACTCTATCGGAAGTGGTAGTTATTGTCAGTGATGTCTGGAAGGTGGGAGATTTAGTTGATTGGTGGAAGGATGATTGTTATTGGTCCGGAAAAGTAGCAGAAGTATTAGGGGATGAAAAAGTTAAG GTTGAGTTGCCACGTCCTCCTGTTGGTGAAGGAGTCGAAGGAGAGACCTATGAGGCTTCTTGCAACGACTTGCGTGCATCCCTGAATTGGTCTCTAAAAGGCGGTTGGACAGTGCCTACATCCAAG GTGTTGATGCTTTCTAATCAACTTGAAAAGAAAAGCAGTTGCTGTTTCTTCTATACTAAGTTGTTTGGTATGCCTTTGCGGTTGCAGGAGAGTGAAAATGGGCATCCTTGTGCTCGAGTAATTAAGCCTGATAATCAAG GGGACATTGCAAACTTGATGGTCCAATCTTTCGGTGATGGAAGTAGGGATGACCAAGCAATTGCTGGTGTCAAGCAACCTTTAACAGGAAAGGACACACCAGCTGCAGAAACAAATATGGAGTCTGACGTGGCAGATAGTGGGTTTGAGAGAATGAGATGCCCAGATACTGTTTCAAAATTGCATGTTAAAGATGCATCAAATGAAATGGAGGCAACTGCAACTAGGGTAGACATACTTGATAACAAAAAGCCCttaaagagaaagaaaactCATGTGGCAGATAGTGGGTTTGGGAAGATGAGTTTCTCAGATGGCGTTTCAAAATTGCATGTTGAAGATGCATCAAATGAAATGGAGGCAACTACAACAAGGGTAGACATACTTGATAACACTAAGCCCGTAAAGAGAAAGAAAACTCATGAAGACATAGTGTTAAATTCAATGAACTCTGATACATTAGAAGCTGCACTTTTGGACTTGGAGGAACTTGTAAACCGGATTAAATGGATGAAGGGTATCTTGGAGATTGGATTACCTTTGACTGGTGCGATGCGACCCCGTTGGAAATTTCTTGGAGATCATTCCTCGTCCGCCCCAAA GCACTTATTTGTTGACCACTGA
- the LOC112197880 gene encoding uncharacterized protein LOC112197880 isoform X3 codes for MMGSHNLPFKVGEDIEWSSFMKGYRGAWFRCKIKDIGWRNGQLSCALFYYDFPDEKSKWEKIYQSNPADSKRTRKEKILMMRPPFPPMYNESKRPDVNTLSEVVVIVSDVWKVGDLVDWWKDDCYWSGKVAEVLGDEKVKVELPRPPVGEGVEGETYEASCNDLRASLNWSLKGGWTVPTSKVLMLSNQLEKKSSCCFFYTKLFGMPLRLQESENGHPCARVIKPDNQGDIANLMVQSFGDGSRDDQAIAGVKQPLTGKDTPAAETNMESDVADSGFERMRCPDTVSKLHVKDASNEMEATATRVDILDNKKPLKRKKTHVADSGFGKMSFSDGVSKLHVEDASNEMEATTTRVDILDNTKPVKRKKTHEDIVLNSMNSDTLEAALLDLEELVNRIKWMKGILEIGLPLTGAMRPRWKFLGDHSSSAPK; via the exons ATGATGGGCTCGCATAACCTACCATTCAAAGTTGGGGAAGACATAGAATGGAGTTCATTTATGAAAGGTTATCGCGGTGCGTGGTTCCGATGTAAG ATAAAAGATATTGGCTGGAGAAATGGTCAACTGTCATGTGCCTTATTCTATTATGACTTTCCAGATGAAA AATCAAAATGGGAAAAAATATATCAAAGCAACCCTGCTGATAGTAAAAGGACAAGAAAAGAGAAGATATTGATGATGCGTCCTCCCTTTCCTCCTATGTATAATGAAAGTAAAAGGCCTGATGTCAATACTCTATCGGAAGTGGTAGTTATTGTCAGTGATGTCTGGAAGGTGGGAGATTTAGTTGATTGGTGGAAGGATGATTGTTATTGGTCCGGAAAAGTAGCAGAAGTATTAGGGGATGAAAAAGTTAAG GTTGAGTTGCCACGTCCTCCTGTTGGTGAAGGAGTCGAAGGAGAGACCTATGAGGCTTCTTGCAACGACTTGCGTGCATCCCTGAATTGGTCTCTAAAAGGCGGTTGGACAGTGCCTACATCCAAG GTGTTGATGCTTTCTAATCAACTTGAAAAGAAAAGCAGTTGCTGTTTCTTCTATACTAAGTTGTTTGGTATGCCTTTGCGGTTGCAGGAGAGTGAAAATGGGCATCCTTGTGCTCGAGTAATTAAGCCTGATAATCAAG GGGACATTGCAAACTTGATGGTCCAATCTTTCGGTGATGGAAGTAGGGATGACCAAGCAATTGCTGGTGTCAAGCAACCTTTAACAGGAAAGGACACACCAGCTGCAGAAACAAATATGGAGTCTGACGTGGCAGATAGTGGGTTTGAGAGAATGAGATGCCCAGATACTGTTTCAAAATTGCATGTTAAAGATGCATCAAATGAAATGGAGGCAACTGCAACTAGGGTAGACATACTTGATAACAAAAAGCCCttaaagagaaagaaaactCATGTGGCAGATAGTGGGTTTGGGAAGATGAGTTTCTCAGATGGCGTTTCAAAATTGCATGTTGAAGATGCATCAAATGAAATGGAGGCAACTACAACAAGGGTAGACATACTTGATAACACTAAGCCCGTAAAGAGAAAGAAAACTCATGAAGACATAGTGTTAAATTCAATGAACTCTGATACATTAGAAGCTGCACTTTTGGACTTGGAGGAACTTGTAAACCGGATTAAATGGATGAAGGGTATCTTGGAGATTGGATTACCTTTGACTGGTGCGATGCGACCCCGTTGGAAATTTCTTGGAGATCATTCCTCGTCCGCCCCAAA GTAG
- the LOC112197880 gene encoding uncharacterized protein LOC112197880 isoform X1, with product MMGSHNLPFKVGEDIEWSSFMKGYRGAWFRCKIKDIGWRNGQLSCALFYYDFPDEKSKWEKIYQSNPADSKRTRKEKILMMRPPFPPMYNESKRPDVNTLSEVVVIVSDVWKVGDLVDWWKDDCYWSGKVAEVLGDEKVKVELPRPPVGEGVEGETYEASCNDLRASLNWSLKGGWTVPTSKVLMLSNQLEKKSSCCFFYTKLFGMPLRLQESENGHPCARVIKPDNQGDIANLMVQSFGDGSRDDQAIAGVKQPLTGKDTPAAETNMESDVADSGFERMRCPDTVSKLHVKDASNEMEATATRVDILDNKKPLKRKKTHVADSGFGKMSFSDGVSKLHVEDASNEMEATTTRVDILDNTKPVKRKKTHEDIVLNSMNSDTLEAALLDLEELVNRIKWMKGILEIGLPLTGAMRPRWKFLGDHSSSAPKHLFVDH from the exons ATGATGGGCTCGCATAACCTACCATTCAAAGTTGGGGAAGACATAGAATGGAGTTCATTTATGAAAGGTTATCGCGGTGCGTGGTTCCGATGTAAG ATAAAAGATATTGGCTGGAGAAATGGTCAACTGTCATGTGCCTTATTCTATTATGACTTTCCAGATGAAA AATCAAAATGGGAAAAAATATATCAAAGCAACCCTGCTGATAGTAAAAGGACAAGAAAAGAGAAGATATTGATGATGCGTCCTCCCTTTCCTCCTATGTATAATGAAAGTAAAAGGCCTGATGTCAATACTCTATCGGAAGTGGTAGTTATTGTCAGTGATGTCTGGAAGGTGGGAGATTTAGTTGATTGGTGGAAGGATGATTGTTATTGGTCCGGAAAAGTAGCAGAAGTATTAGGGGATGAAAAAGTTAAG GTTGAGTTGCCACGTCCTCCTGTTGGTGAAGGAGTCGAAGGAGAGACCTATGAGGCTTCTTGCAACGACTTGCGTGCATCCCTGAATTGGTCTCTAAAAGGCGGTTGGACAGTGCCTACATCCAAG GTGTTGATGCTTTCTAATCAACTTGAAAAGAAAAGCAGTTGCTGTTTCTTCTATACTAAGTTGTTTGGTATGCCTTTGCGGTTGCAGGAGAGTGAAAATGGGCATCCTTGTGCTCGAGTAATTAAGCCTGATAATCAAG GGGACATTGCAAACTTGATGGTCCAATCTTTCGGTGATGGAAGTAGGGATGACCAAGCAATTGCTGGTGTCAAGCAACCTTTAACAGGAAAGGACACACCAGCTGCAGAAACAAATATGGAGTCTGACGTGGCAGATAGTGGGTTTGAGAGAATGAGATGCCCAGATACTGTTTCAAAATTGCATGTTAAAGATGCATCAAATGAAATGGAGGCAACTGCAACTAGGGTAGACATACTTGATAACAAAAAGCCCttaaagagaaagaaaactCATGTGGCAGATAGTGGGTTTGGGAAGATGAGTTTCTCAGATGGCGTTTCAAAATTGCATGTTGAAGATGCATCAAATGAAATGGAGGCAACTACAACAAGGGTAGACATACTTGATAACACTAAGCCCGTAAAGAGAAAGAAAACTCATGAAGACATAGTGTTAAATTCAATGAACTCTGATACATTAGAAGCTGCACTTTTGGACTTGGAGGAACTTGTAAACCGGATTAAATGGATGAAGGGTATCTTGGAGATTGGATTACCTTTGACTGGTGCGATGCGACCCCGTTGGAAATTTCTTGGAGATCATTCCTCGTCCGCCCCAAA GCACTTATTTGTTGACCACTGA
- the LOC112197880 gene encoding uncharacterized protein LOC112197880 isoform X7, with protein sequence MMRPPFPPMYNESKRPDVNTLSEVVVIVSDVWKVGDLVDWWKDDCYWSGKVAEVLGDEKVKVELPRPPVGEGVEGETYEASCNDLRASLNWSLKGGWTVPTSKVLMLSNQLEKKSSCCFFYTKLFGMPLRLQESENGHPCARVIKPDNQGDIANLMVQSFGDGSRDDQAIAGVKQPLTGKDTPAAETNMESDVADSGFERMRCPDTVSKLHVKDASNEMEATATRVDILDNKKPLKRKKTHVADSGFGKMSFSDGVSKLHVEDASNEMEATTTRVDILDNTKPVKRKKTHEDIVLNSMNSDTLEAALLDLEELVNRIKWMKGILEIGLPLTGAMRPRWKFLGDHSSSAPKHLFVDH encoded by the exons ATGATGCGTCCTCCCTTTCCTCCTATGTATAATGAAAGTAAAAGGCCTGATGTCAATACTCTATCGGAAGTGGTAGTTATTGTCAGTGATGTCTGGAAGGTGGGAGATTTAGTTGATTGGTGGAAGGATGATTGTTATTGGTCCGGAAAAGTAGCAGAAGTATTAGGGGATGAAAAAGTTAAG GTTGAGTTGCCACGTCCTCCTGTTGGTGAAGGAGTCGAAGGAGAGACCTATGAGGCTTCTTGCAACGACTTGCGTGCATCCCTGAATTGGTCTCTAAAAGGCGGTTGGACAGTGCCTACATCCAAG GTGTTGATGCTTTCTAATCAACTTGAAAAGAAAAGCAGTTGCTGTTTCTTCTATACTAAGTTGTTTGGTATGCCTTTGCGGTTGCAGGAGAGTGAAAATGGGCATCCTTGTGCTCGAGTAATTAAGCCTGATAATCAAG GGGACATTGCAAACTTGATGGTCCAATCTTTCGGTGATGGAAGTAGGGATGACCAAGCAATTGCTGGTGTCAAGCAACCTTTAACAGGAAAGGACACACCAGCTGCAGAAACAAATATGGAGTCTGACGTGGCAGATAGTGGGTTTGAGAGAATGAGATGCCCAGATACTGTTTCAAAATTGCATGTTAAAGATGCATCAAATGAAATGGAGGCAACTGCAACTAGGGTAGACATACTTGATAACAAAAAGCCCttaaagagaaagaaaactCATGTGGCAGATAGTGGGTTTGGGAAGATGAGTTTCTCAGATGGCGTTTCAAAATTGCATGTTGAAGATGCATCAAATGAAATGGAGGCAACTACAACAAGGGTAGACATACTTGATAACACTAAGCCCGTAAAGAGAAAGAAAACTCATGAAGACATAGTGTTAAATTCAATGAACTCTGATACATTAGAAGCTGCACTTTTGGACTTGGAGGAACTTGTAAACCGGATTAAATGGATGAAGGGTATCTTGGAGATTGGATTACCTTTGACTGGTGCGATGCGACCCCGTTGGAAATTTCTTGGAGATCATTCCTCGTCCGCCCCAAA GCACTTATTTGTTGACCACTGA
- the LOC112197880 gene encoding uncharacterized protein LOC112197880 isoform X6 — translation MMGSHNLPFKVGEDIEWSSFMKGYRGAWFRCKIKDIGWRNGQLSCALFYYDFPDEKSKWEKIYQSNPADSKRTRKEKILMMRPPFPPMYNESKRPDVNTLSEVVVIVSDVWKVGDLVDWWKDDCYWSGKVAEVLGDEKVKVELPRPPVGEGVEGETYEASCNDLRASLNWSLKGGWTVPTSKESENGHPCARVIKPDNQGDIANLMVQSFGDGSRDDQAIAGVKQPLTGKDTPAAETNMESDVADSGFERMRCPDTVSKLHVKDASNEMEATATRVDILDNKKPLKRKKTHVADSGFGKMSFSDGVSKLHVEDASNEMEATTTRVDILDNTKPVKRKKTHEDIVLNSMNSDTLEAALLDLEELVNRIKWMKGILEIGLPLTGAMRPRWKFLGDHSSSAPKHLFVDH, via the exons ATGATGGGCTCGCATAACCTACCATTCAAAGTTGGGGAAGACATAGAATGGAGTTCATTTATGAAAGGTTATCGCGGTGCGTGGTTCCGATGTAAG ATAAAAGATATTGGCTGGAGAAATGGTCAACTGTCATGTGCCTTATTCTATTATGACTTTCCAGATGAAA AATCAAAATGGGAAAAAATATATCAAAGCAACCCTGCTGATAGTAAAAGGACAAGAAAAGAGAAGATATTGATGATGCGTCCTCCCTTTCCTCCTATGTATAATGAAAGTAAAAGGCCTGATGTCAATACTCTATCGGAAGTGGTAGTTATTGTCAGTGATGTCTGGAAGGTGGGAGATTTAGTTGATTGGTGGAAGGATGATTGTTATTGGTCCGGAAAAGTAGCAGAAGTATTAGGGGATGAAAAAGTTAAG GTTGAGTTGCCACGTCCTCCTGTTGGTGAAGGAGTCGAAGGAGAGACCTATGAGGCTTCTTGCAACGACTTGCGTGCATCCCTGAATTGGTCTCTAAAAGGCGGTTGGACAGTGCCTACATCCAAG GAGAGTGAAAATGGGCATCCTTGTGCTCGAGTAATTAAGCCTGATAATCAAG GGGACATTGCAAACTTGATGGTCCAATCTTTCGGTGATGGAAGTAGGGATGACCAAGCAATTGCTGGTGTCAAGCAACCTTTAACAGGAAAGGACACACCAGCTGCAGAAACAAATATGGAGTCTGACGTGGCAGATAGTGGGTTTGAGAGAATGAGATGCCCAGATACTGTTTCAAAATTGCATGTTAAAGATGCATCAAATGAAATGGAGGCAACTGCAACTAGGGTAGACATACTTGATAACAAAAAGCCCttaaagagaaagaaaactCATGTGGCAGATAGTGGGTTTGGGAAGATGAGTTTCTCAGATGGCGTTTCAAAATTGCATGTTGAAGATGCATCAAATGAAATGGAGGCAACTACAACAAGGGTAGACATACTTGATAACACTAAGCCCGTAAAGAGAAAGAAAACTCATGAAGACATAGTGTTAAATTCAATGAACTCTGATACATTAGAAGCTGCACTTTTGGACTTGGAGGAACTTGTAAACCGGATTAAATGGATGAAGGGTATCTTGGAGATTGGATTACCTTTGACTGGTGCGATGCGACCCCGTTGGAAATTTCTTGGAGATCATTCCTCGTCCGCCCCAAA GCACTTATTTGTTGACCACTGA
- the LOC112197880 gene encoding uncharacterized protein LOC112197880 isoform X2, which translates to MMGSHNLPFKVGEDIEWSSFMKGYRGAWFRCKIKDIGWRNGQLSCALFYYDFPDEKSKWEKIYQSNPADSKRTRKEKILMMRPPFPPMYNESKRPDVNTLSEVVVIVSDVWKVGDLVDWWKDDCYWSGKVAEVLGDEKVKVELPRPPVGEGVEGETYEASCNDLRASLNWSLKGGWTVPTSKVLMLSNQLEKKSSCCFFYTKLFGMPLRLQESENGHPCARVIKPDNQGDIANLMVQSFGDGSRDDQAIAGVKQPLTGKDTPAAETNMESDVADSGFERMRCPDTVSKLHVKDASNEMEATATRVDILDNKKPLKRKKTHVADSGFGKMSFSDGVSKLHVEDASNEMEATTTRVDILDNTKPVKRKKTHEDIVLNSMNSDTLEAALLDLEELVNRIKWMKGILEIGLPLTGAMRPRWKFLGDHSSSAPK; encoded by the exons ATGATGGGCTCGCATAACCTACCATTCAAAGTTGGGGAAGACATAGAATGGAGTTCATTTATGAAAGGTTATCGCGGTGCGTGGTTCCGATGTAAG ATAAAAGATATTGGCTGGAGAAATGGTCAACTGTCATGTGCCTTATTCTATTATGACTTTCCAGATGAAA AATCAAAATGGGAAAAAATATATCAAAGCAACCCTGCTGATAGTAAAAGGACAAGAAAAGAGAAGATATTGATGATGCGTCCTCCCTTTCCTCCTATGTATAATGAAAGTAAAAGGCCTGATGTCAATACTCTATCGGAAGTGGTAGTTATTGTCAGTGATGTCTGGAAGGTGGGAGATTTAGTTGATTGGTGGAAGGATGATTGTTATTGGTCCGGAAAAGTAGCAGAAGTATTAGGGGATGAAAAAGTTAAG GTTGAGTTGCCACGTCCTCCTGTTGGTGAAGGAGTCGAAGGAGAGACCTATGAGGCTTCTTGCAACGACTTGCGTGCATCCCTGAATTGGTCTCTAAAAGGCGGTTGGACAGTGCCTACATCCAAG GTGTTGATGCTTTCTAATCAACTTGAAAAGAAAAGCAGTTGCTGTTTCTTCTATACTAAGTTGTTTGGTATGCCTTTGCGGTTGCAGGAGAGTGAAAATGGGCATCCTTGTGCTCGAGTAATTAAGCCTGATAATCAAG GGGACATTGCAAACTTGATGGTCCAATCTTTCGGTGATGGAAGTAGGGATGACCAAGCAATTGCTGGTGTCAAGCAACCTTTAACAGGAAAGGACACACCAGCTGCAGAAACAAATATGGAGTCTGACGTGGCAGATAGTGGGTTTGAGAGAATGAGATGCCCAGATACTGTTTCAAAATTGCATGTTAAAGATGCATCAAATGAAATGGAGGCAACTGCAACTAGGGTAGACATACTTGATAACAAAAAGCCCttaaagagaaagaaaactCATGTGGCAGATAGTGGGTTTGGGAAGATGAGTTTCTCAGATGGCGTTTCAAAATTGCATGTTGAAGATGCATCAAATGAAATGGAGGCAACTACAACAAGGGTAGACATACTTGATAACACTAAGCCCGTAAAGAGAAAGAAAACTCATGAAGACATAGTGTTAAATTCAATGAACTCTGATACATTAGAAGCTGCACTTTTGGACTTGGAGGAACTTGTAAACCGGATTAAATGGATGAAGGGTATCTTGGAGATTGGATTACCTTTGACTGGTGCGATGCGACCCCGTTGGAAATTTCTTGGAGATCATTCCTCGTCCGCCCCAAAGTAA
- the LOC112197880 gene encoding uncharacterized protein LOC112197880 isoform X5 → MMFEIKDIGWRNGQLSCALFYYDFPDEKSKWEKIYQSNPADSKRTRKEKILMMRPPFPPMYNESKRPDVNTLSEVVVIVSDVWKVGDLVDWWKDDCYWSGKVAEVLGDEKVKVELPRPPVGEGVEGETYEASCNDLRASLNWSLKGGWTVPTSKVLMLSNQLEKKSSCCFFYTKLFGMPLRLQESENGHPCARVIKPDNQGDIANLMVQSFGDGSRDDQAIAGVKQPLTGKDTPAAETNMESDVADSGFERMRCPDTVSKLHVKDASNEMEATATRVDILDNKKPLKRKKTHVADSGFGKMSFSDGVSKLHVEDASNEMEATTTRVDILDNTKPVKRKKTHEDIVLNSMNSDTLEAALLDLEELVNRIKWMKGILEIGLPLTGAMRPRWKFLGDHSSSAPKHLFVDH, encoded by the exons ATGATGTTTGAG ATAAAAGATATTGGCTGGAGAAATGGTCAACTGTCATGTGCCTTATTCTATTATGACTTTCCAGATGAAA AATCAAAATGGGAAAAAATATATCAAAGCAACCCTGCTGATAGTAAAAGGACAAGAAAAGAGAAGATATTGATGATGCGTCCTCCCTTTCCTCCTATGTATAATGAAAGTAAAAGGCCTGATGTCAATACTCTATCGGAAGTGGTAGTTATTGTCAGTGATGTCTGGAAGGTGGGAGATTTAGTTGATTGGTGGAAGGATGATTGTTATTGGTCCGGAAAAGTAGCAGAAGTATTAGGGGATGAAAAAGTTAAG GTTGAGTTGCCACGTCCTCCTGTTGGTGAAGGAGTCGAAGGAGAGACCTATGAGGCTTCTTGCAACGACTTGCGTGCATCCCTGAATTGGTCTCTAAAAGGCGGTTGGACAGTGCCTACATCCAAG GTGTTGATGCTTTCTAATCAACTTGAAAAGAAAAGCAGTTGCTGTTTCTTCTATACTAAGTTGTTTGGTATGCCTTTGCGGTTGCAGGAGAGTGAAAATGGGCATCCTTGTGCTCGAGTAATTAAGCCTGATAATCAAG GGGACATTGCAAACTTGATGGTCCAATCTTTCGGTGATGGAAGTAGGGATGACCAAGCAATTGCTGGTGTCAAGCAACCTTTAACAGGAAAGGACACACCAGCTGCAGAAACAAATATGGAGTCTGACGTGGCAGATAGTGGGTTTGAGAGAATGAGATGCCCAGATACTGTTTCAAAATTGCATGTTAAAGATGCATCAAATGAAATGGAGGCAACTGCAACTAGGGTAGACATACTTGATAACAAAAAGCCCttaaagagaaagaaaactCATGTGGCAGATAGTGGGTTTGGGAAGATGAGTTTCTCAGATGGCGTTTCAAAATTGCATGTTGAAGATGCATCAAATGAAATGGAGGCAACTACAACAAGGGTAGACATACTTGATAACACTAAGCCCGTAAAGAGAAAGAAAACTCATGAAGACATAGTGTTAAATTCAATGAACTCTGATACATTAGAAGCTGCACTTTTGGACTTGGAGGAACTTGTAAACCGGATTAAATGGATGAAGGGTATCTTGGAGATTGGATTACCTTTGACTGGTGCGATGCGACCCCGTTGGAAATTTCTTGGAGATCATTCCTCGTCCGCCCCAAA GCACTTATTTGTTGACCACTGA